A stretch of Lysobacter sp. K5869 DNA encodes these proteins:
- the kdpC gene encoding potassium-transporting ATPase subunit KdpC, translated as MNTQPTCAPSIDDRLSLRAPLLYAAISLLGFGLAYSLAGTALGRVAFPAQATGSIVEQGGRAVGSELVAQPFADKRYFQPRPSAAKYDPMSASGSNQARSNPDLRKRLAEETAAIAKREGIAESAVPAELATQSGGGLDPHISPRSAQVQAARVAQARGFDAAQVEALIAQNTEAPQFGALGEPRVNVLKLNLALDAAAAQKR; from the coding sequence ATGAACACCCAACCCACCTGCGCCCCCAGCATCGACGACCGCCTTTCCCTGCGCGCCCCGCTGCTGTACGCCGCCATCTCGCTGCTCGGCTTCGGCCTGGCCTATTCGCTCGCCGGCACCGCCCTCGGCCGCGTCGCGTTTCCCGCGCAAGCCACCGGCTCTATCGTCGAACAAGGCGGCCGCGCCGTCGGTTCGGAACTGGTCGCGCAACCCTTCGCCGACAAGCGTTACTTCCAACCGCGCCCTTCGGCCGCCAAGTACGACCCGATGTCCGCATCCGGTAGCAATCAGGCGCGCAGCAACCCCGACCTGCGCAAACGCCTCGCCGAGGAAACCGCAGCGATCGCCAAGCGCGAAGGCATCGCCGAGAGCGCCGTCCCGGCGGAGCTGGCGACCCAATCCGGCGGCGGCCTGGACCCGCACATCTCCCCGCGTTCCGCCCAGGTGCAAGCCGCGCGCGTGGCCCAGGCGCGCGGGTTCGACGCGGCACAAGTCGAAGCGCTGATCGCGCAAAACACCGAAGCCCCGCAATTCGGCGCGCTCGGCGAGCCGAGGGTGAACGTGCTCAAGCTCAATCTGGCGCTGGATGCGGCCGCGGCGCAGAAGCGCTGA
- the kdpB gene encoding potassium-transporting ATPase subunit KdpB translates to MNNNTHLGAQRRSGAVAGLDAAGFRAAIRESFVKLAPHHAVRSPIMAVVLLGTVLSALITLFVPGNTAFGAAVTVILFVTVLFANFAEAVAEARGRGQAASLRAARRDLVARKLDTVGRNETRVAASTLKPGDRVIVSAGELIPADGEIVKGLATINESAVTGESAPVLREAGTDRSGVIGGTKVLSDEIVVEVSAEPGQSFLDRMIALVEGANRQKTPNEIALTMLLAAMTLTFLIVVATLPFFAQFVGAKLDPLLLIALLVCLIPTTIGGLLPAIGIAGMNRALSANVLAKSGKAVEVAGDVDVLLLDKTGTITHGDRQATAFHPLAGVDRSQLRDAALLASLADPTPEGKSIVRLAREQHSAVPEPERADYLQFTAQTRMSGVDLPEEYPGGARSIRKGAGDAIGNYVRSLGGDVAAELAARIEQVARGGATPLVVAEGRYVLGVVELSDVVKHGVKERFARLRAMGVRTVMITGDNPLTAAAIAAEAGVDDYIAEARPEDKLARIRAEQAGGRLVAMVGDGTNDAPALAQADVGLAMNSGTQAAKEAGNMVDLDSDPAKLLAVVEVGKQQLITRGALTTFSLANDVSKYFAILPALFAAAIPQMAALNIMHLSSPTNAVLAALIFNAIIIPALIPLALAGVRFKPATAVALLRRNMLVYGLGGVLLPFAAIKLIDLALSAIF, encoded by the coding sequence ATGAACAACAACACACACTTGGGCGCCCAGCGCCGCAGCGGCGCCGTCGCCGGCCTCGACGCCGCCGGTTTCCGCGCGGCGATCCGCGAATCCTTCGTCAAACTCGCTCCGCACCACGCCGTGCGCAGCCCGATCATGGCCGTGGTCTTGCTCGGCACCGTGCTGTCGGCGCTGATCACGCTGTTCGTCCCGGGCAACACCGCGTTCGGCGCCGCGGTCACGGTGATCTTGTTCGTGACCGTGCTGTTCGCCAACTTCGCCGAAGCCGTCGCCGAAGCGCGCGGCCGCGGTCAGGCGGCGTCCCTGCGCGCCGCCCGCCGCGATCTGGTGGCGCGAAAGCTCGACACCGTCGGCCGCAACGAAACCCGCGTCGCCGCTTCGACGCTCAAGCCCGGCGACCGCGTCATCGTCTCGGCCGGCGAGTTGATTCCGGCCGACGGCGAAATCGTCAAGGGTCTGGCCACGATCAACGAATCGGCGGTCACCGGCGAATCCGCGCCGGTGCTGCGCGAGGCCGGCACCGACCGCTCCGGCGTGATCGGCGGCACCAAGGTGCTGTCGGACGAGATCGTGGTGGAAGTCAGCGCCGAACCCGGCCAGAGCTTCCTCGACCGCATGATCGCGCTGGTGGAAGGCGCCAACCGGCAGAAGACGCCGAACGAAATCGCCCTGACCATGCTGCTGGCGGCGATGACGCTGACCTTCCTGATCGTGGTCGCCACGCTGCCGTTCTTCGCCCAGTTCGTCGGCGCCAAGCTCGACCCGCTGCTGCTGATCGCGCTGTTGGTCTGCCTGATCCCGACCACCATCGGCGGCCTGCTCCCGGCGATCGGCATCGCCGGCATGAACCGCGCGCTCTCGGCCAACGTGTTGGCGAAGTCGGGCAAGGCGGTGGAAGTGGCCGGCGACGTCGACGTGCTGCTGCTCGACAAGACCGGCACCATCACCCACGGCGACCGTCAGGCCACCGCGTTCCATCCGCTCGCCGGCGTCGACCGCTCGCAACTGCGCGACGCCGCCCTGCTCGCCTCGCTCGCCGATCCCACCCCGGAAGGCAAGTCCATCGTGCGTCTGGCGCGCGAGCAGCACAGCGCGGTGCCGGAGCCCGAGCGCGCCGATTATCTGCAGTTCACCGCGCAGACGCGCATGTCCGGCGTCGATCTGCCCGAGGAGTATCCGGGCGGCGCGCGTTCGATCCGCAAGGGCGCCGGCGACGCCATCGGCAACTACGTGCGCTCGCTCGGCGGCGACGTCGCCGCGGAACTGGCCGCGCGCATCGAACAAGTCGCGCGCGGCGGCGCCACCCCGCTGGTGGTGGCCGAAGGGCGTTACGTGCTCGGCGTGGTCGAGCTGTCGGACGTGGTCAAGCACGGCGTCAAGGAACGCTTCGCGCGGTTGCGGGCGATGGGCGTGCGCACGGTGATGATCACCGGCGACAACCCGCTCACCGCCGCCGCCATCGCCGCCGAAGCGGGCGTGGACGATTACATCGCCGAAGCCCGGCCCGAGGACAAGCTCGCCCGCATCCGCGCCGAGCAAGCCGGCGGCCGTCTGGTCGCGATGGTCGGCGACGGCACCAACGACGCCCCGGCGCTGGCGCAGGCCGACGTCGGTCTGGCGATGAACTCCGGCACGCAGGCGGCCAAGGAAGCCGGCAACATGGTCGATCTGGATTCGGATCCGGCCAAGCTGCTGGCGGTGGTCGAAGTCGGCAAGCAGCAGCTCATCACCCGCGGCGCGCTGACCACGTTCTCGCTGGCCAACGACGTGTCTAAGTACTTCGCGATCCTGCCGGCGCTGTTCGCCGCAGCGATTCCGCAGATGGCCGCGCTCAACATCATGCACCTGTCGAGCCCGACCAACGCGGTGCTGGCCGCGCTGATCTTCAACGCGATCATCATCCCCGCGCTGATCCCGCTGGCCCTGGCCGGCGTGCGCTTCAAGCCCGCCACCGCGGTCGCGCTGCTGCGCCGGAACATGCTGGTCTACGGCCTCGGCGGCGTGCTGCTGCCGTTCGCCGCGATCAAGCTGATCGACCTGGCGCTGTCGGCGATTTTCTGA
- the kdpA gene encoding potassium-transporting ATPase subunit KdpA, with amino-acid sequence MIEIFLVFALAIGLGWPLGLYLARVMRGDRSRLDPLFLPLERAIYRALGTDPSRGMSWRGYALAFLLSNAVLAVLVWALFMTQAWLPFNPDAAPNMRWDTALHTMVSFLTNTNQQHYSGQAQLSYLSQMVGIVGLQVVTPMMGLAIVAATLRGLFGGRQAMANSAAPAREGETRDLGNYWADVTRATLRFMIPLCLLWALLLTWQGVPSTLQGGATVSPLDQSVELKAQKIPVGPVAAMVAAKQLGTNGGGWYGPNSTVALENPTPFSNLIETLALILIPVAVTFMIGPFTGRRKLTALVFGSMLLMSTVSTGLSVWSEAHSATTTDIALMEGKETRFGASDSALWSALTTQSSNGSVNAMHDSLAPLTGGMAMVNMLINAIWGGIGCGLQQFLVYLLLSVFLAGLMTGRTPELFGRKIEAPEVRLLALLILLQPLVVLGFSAITLAIPSITGNSNPGFHGIGQVFYEYTSAFANNGSGFEGLGDATYWWNLSCAAVLALGRYPALIVPLAVAGLLSRKRVAPESGGTLHAETPTFALTLIAVIVILTVLQFMPALVLGPIADHLTLAAKAL; translated from the coding sequence ATGATCGAAATCTTCCTCGTATTCGCGCTCGCCATCGGCCTGGGTTGGCCGCTGGGCTTGTATCTGGCGCGGGTCATGCGCGGCGACCGCTCGCGCCTGGACCCGCTGTTCCTGCCGCTGGAGCGCGCGATCTACCGCGCGCTCGGCACCGACCCGTCGCGCGGCATGAGCTGGCGCGGCTACGCGCTGGCGTTCTTGCTCAGCAACGCCGTGCTGGCCGTGCTGGTGTGGGCCTTGTTCATGACCCAGGCCTGGCTGCCGTTCAATCCCGACGCCGCGCCCAACATGCGCTGGGACACCGCGCTGCACACCATGGTGTCCTTCCTCACCAACACCAACCAGCAGCACTACTCCGGTCAGGCGCAGCTGAGCTATCTGTCGCAGATGGTCGGCATCGTCGGCCTGCAGGTGGTGACGCCGATGATGGGCTTGGCGATCGTCGCGGCGACCCTGCGCGGCTTGTTCGGCGGCCGTCAGGCGATGGCGAATTCCGCCGCGCCGGCGCGCGAAGGCGAGACCCGCGACCTCGGCAATTACTGGGCCGACGTGACCCGCGCCACGCTGCGCTTCATGATTCCGCTGTGCTTGCTGTGGGCGCTGTTGCTGACGTGGCAGGGCGTGCCGTCGACGTTGCAGGGCGGCGCGACTGTTTCGCCGCTCGATCAAAGCGTCGAGCTGAAAGCACAGAAGATTCCTGTAGGGCCTGTCGCGGCCATGGTCGCCGCGAAGCAACTCGGCACCAACGGCGGCGGCTGGTACGGCCCCAACAGCACGGTCGCGCTGGAAAATCCGACGCCGTTCTCCAACCTGATCGAAACCCTCGCGCTGATCCTGATTCCGGTCGCGGTGACCTTCATGATCGGCCCGTTCACCGGCCGGCGTAAGCTCACCGCGCTGGTGTTCGGCAGCATGTTGCTGATGTCCACGGTCTCCACCGGCTTGTCGGTGTGGTCGGAAGCGCATTCGGCCACCACCACCGACATCGCGCTGATGGAAGGCAAGGAAACCCGCTTCGGCGCCAGCGATTCGGCGCTGTGGTCGGCGCTGACCACGCAAAGCAGCAACGGCTCGGTCAACGCCATGCACGACTCGCTGGCGCCGCTGACCGGCGGCATGGCGATGGTCAACATGCTGATCAACGCGATCTGGGGCGGCATCGGCTGCGGCCTGCAGCAGTTCCTGGTGTATCTGCTGCTGTCGGTGTTCCTTGCCGGCTTGATGACCGGCCGCACGCCGGAACTGTTCGGCCGCAAGATCGAAGCGCCCGAAGTGCGCCTGCTGGCGTTGCTGATCCTGCTGCAACCGCTGGTGGTGTTGGGCTTCAGCGCGATCACCCTGGCGATTCCCTCGATCACCGGCAACTCCAATCCCGGCTTCCACGGCATCGGCCAGGTGTTCTACGAGTACACCTCGGCATTCGCCAACAACGGTTCGGGTTTCGAGGGCTTGGGCGACGCCACGTACTGGTGGAACCTCAGCTGCGCCGCGGTGCTGGCGCTGGGCCGCTACCCCGCGCTGATCGTGCCGCTCGCCGTCGCCGGCCTGCTTTCGCGCAAACGCGTGGCGCCGGAAAGCGGCGGCACCCTGCATGCGGAAACGCCGACGTTCGCCCTGACCTTGATCGCGGTGATCGTGATCCTGACCGTCCTGCAATTCATGCCCGCGTTGGTGCTCGGCCCGATCGCCGACCATCTGACGCTCGCGGCCAAGGCTCTGTGA
- a CDS encoding potassium-transporting ATPase subunit F, whose protein sequence is MPGWLSMLCAISVLVAAAYLLYVVLRPEDF, encoded by the coding sequence ATGCCCGGCTGGCTCTCGATGCTGTGCGCGATTTCGGTCCTGGTGGCCGCCGCGTACCTGCTCTACGTCGTGCTGCGCCCCGAGGATTTTTGA
- a CDS encoding TorF family putative porin has product MSSSHHLFRRREAAAPLLLAACAGLGLLALGANAQAEETRSSEPPAFTLSGSAALTSDYVWRGSSQSQGDPAAQVGFKAAHRSGFYASVWGSGVEFAPETHASSELDFTVGWAGKIAPDWALDVNVLHYRYPSTTVDLNWTELNGTVTYRDNYWLSLAYSNEALGSKDRGVYSQLGARFPVNDALRFEAAVGHYFLDDVYDRSYTHGQLSAIWAFKAPFELRLTAHGTDRNAERIFGDSLAGSRVEAAIQASF; this is encoded by the coding sequence ATGTCGTCGTCGCATCACCTGTTCCGCCGCCGCGAAGCCGCCGCGCCCTTGCTGCTGGCCGCTTGCGCCGGCCTCGGCCTGCTCGCGCTGGGCGCGAACGCGCAGGCCGAAGAAACGCGCTCGTCAGAGCCGCCCGCTTTCACTCTCAGCGGCTCGGCCGCGCTGACCAGCGACTACGTCTGGCGCGGCAGCTCGCAGAGCCAGGGCGACCCGGCCGCGCAAGTCGGCTTCAAGGCCGCGCACCGCAGCGGCTTCTATGCCTCGGTGTGGGGCTCGGGCGTCGAATTCGCGCCTGAAACCCACGCCAGCAGCGAACTCGACTTCACCGTCGGCTGGGCCGGCAAGATCGCGCCGGACTGGGCGCTCGACGTCAACGTCCTGCACTACCGCTATCCGTCCACCACGGTCGATCTGAACTGGACCGAGCTCAACGGCACGGTGACCTATCGCGACAACTACTGGCTGTCGCTGGCGTATTCCAACGAAGCGCTCGGCAGCAAGGACCGCGGCGTCTATTCGCAGCTCGGCGCGCGCTTCCCGGTCAACGATGCGTTGCGCTTCGAGGCCGCGGTCGGCCACTACTTCCTCGACGACGTCTACGACCGCAGCTACACCCACGGCCAGCTCAGCGCGATCTGGGCGTTCAAGGCGCCGTTCGAGCTGCGCCTGACCGCGCACGGCACCGACCGCAACGCCGAGCGGATCTTCGGCGATTCCCTGGCCGGCTCGCGCGTGGAAGCCGCGATCCAGGCGTCCTTCTGA
- a CDS encoding alpha/beta fold hydrolase produces the protein MAEPTRIEQRSLASGDGYRWSLACTIPPAPSASLLWLPALGVAARHYQAFADALAARGIAVFVHEWRGNGSSNLRASRDNDWGYRELLLDDLPVSDAEVAALLPGVPRIVGGHSLGGQMACMRLGLAALSGDPNIPTSLWLVASGAPYWPTWPMPTRLAMPLIYRFLPWLARVNGTLPGRRIGFGGTEARSLIRDWGRTALSGVYAARGVEADIEAGMAQVRVDARAVRMVEDWLVPRASQDFLLGKLPLAQVEAVELGARELGVAADHFAWMKRPDAVVAALLR, from the coding sequence ATGGCTGAGCCGACGCGCATCGAACAACGCTCGCTGGCCTCCGGCGACGGCTATCGCTGGTCGTTGGCCTGCACGATTCCGCCCGCTCCCAGCGCCAGCCTGTTGTGGCTGCCGGCGCTGGGCGTGGCCGCGCGCCATTACCAAGCCTTCGCCGACGCGCTGGCCGCGCGCGGCATCGCCGTGTTCGTGCACGAATGGCGCGGCAACGGCAGCAGCAACCTGCGCGCCAGCCGCGACAACGATTGGGGCTATCGCGAACTGCTGCTCGACGATCTGCCGGTCAGCGACGCCGAAGTCGCCGCGCTGCTGCCGGGCGTGCCGCGCATCGTCGGCGGCCACAGCCTCGGCGGGCAGATGGCCTGCATGCGCCTCGGGCTGGCCGCGTTGAGCGGCGATCCGAACATTCCGACTTCGCTGTGGCTGGTCGCCAGCGGCGCGCCGTATTGGCCGACGTGGCCGATGCCGACGCGTCTGGCGATGCCGCTGATCTATCGCTTCCTGCCGTGGCTGGCGCGGGTCAACGGCACCCTGCCCGGCCGCCGCATCGGTTTCGGCGGCACCGAAGCGCGCAGCCTGATCCGCGACTGGGGCCGCACCGCGTTGAGCGGCGTGTACGCGGCGCGCGGCGTCGAGGCGGACATCGAGGCCGGCATGGCGCAGGTGCGCGTGGACGCGCGCGCGGTGCGCATGGTCGAGGATTGGCTGGTGCCGCGCGCCTCGCAGGATTTTTTGCTCGGCAAGTTGCCGCTGGCGCAGGTCGAAGCGGTGGAGCTGGGTGCGCGGGAGTTGGGCGTTGCGGCCGATCATTTCGCGTGGATGAAGCGGCCTGATGCTGTGGTCGCCGCGTTGTTGCGCTAG
- the thiD gene encoding bifunctional hydroxymethylpyrimidine kinase/phosphomethylpyrimidine kinase: MSASSIVSALTIAGSDSGGGAGIQADLKTFAAYRVHGLSALAALTAQHTRGVSAVHVPDIGFLRAQIDACFDDFDVRAVKLGMLATAEVIHAVADALEHYRPQWLVLDPVMVATSGARLLEPSALDALRTRLLPLASVVTPNLPEAELLIDAPIADRDAMRDALDGLFALGARAVLLKGGHLPGDGEVVDLFAAPGAAPREIAHPRLRVDAHGTGCTLASAVAANLCLGRSLEDASVAAADYVHVALRQGYRPGRGEVLVLDHFGAAPHG, from the coding sequence ATGAGCGCATCCTCCATCGTTTCCGCCCTGACCATCGCCGGCTCCGACTCCGGCGGCGGCGCCGGCATCCAGGCCGACCTCAAGACCTTCGCCGCGTACCGCGTGCACGGCCTCAGCGCGCTGGCCGCGCTGACCGCGCAGCACACCCGCGGCGTCAGCGCGGTGCACGTGCCCGACATCGGTTTTCTGCGCGCGCAGATCGACGCCTGCTTCGACGACTTCGACGTGCGCGCGGTCAAGCTCGGCATGCTCGCCACGGCCGAGGTGATCCACGCCGTGGCCGATGCGCTGGAGCATTACCGGCCCCAGTGGTTGGTGCTCGATCCGGTGATGGTCGCCACCTCCGGCGCGCGCCTGCTCGAACCCTCGGCGCTGGACGCGCTGCGCACGCGGCTGCTGCCGCTGGCGAGCGTGGTCACCCCCAACCTGCCCGAAGCCGAATTGCTGATCGACGCGCCGATCGCCGACCGCGACGCGATGCGCGACGCGCTCGACGGCCTGTTCGCGCTCGGCGCGCGCGCGGTGCTGCTCAAGGGCGGCCACCTGCCCGGCGACGGCGAGGTGGTCGATCTGTTCGCCGCGCCCGGCGCCGCACCGCGCGAGATCGCGCATCCGCGCCTGCGCGTGGACGCGCACGGCACCGGCTGCACGCTGGCGTCGGCGGTCGCGGCGAATCTGTGTCTGGGCCGTTCGTTGGAAGACGCCAGCGTCGCCGCGGCCGACTACGTGCACGTCGCGCTGCGCCAGGGTTACCGGCCGGGCCGCGGCGAGGTGTTGGTGCTCGATCATTTCGGCGCCGCGCCGCATGGCTGA
- a CDS encoding DUF5625 family protein codes for MLLLARIGFEYWADDLQASPLDAPLAVADGGAIDQRIRLRARDHYQMQLVFRKPAGDGQRLRELLEAPVLRDGQPVSEGVAVPLRWSLSEIDSGRVVAQGEPVADGLSGWGSDDFFRTVTSFSARPGWYRLQAQVTRPVPELAGVPTRLHIGLHPKATGSAQTEWAWFGRLICVFLDPLMALAALALAGWTIRDLIVRRRATASAAAA; via the coding sequence GTGTTGCTGCTGGCGCGGATCGGGTTCGAGTACTGGGCCGACGATTTGCAGGCCTCGCCGCTGGACGCGCCGCTCGCGGTCGCCGACGGCGGCGCGATCGACCAGCGCATCCGCCTGCGCGCGCGCGACCACTATCAGATGCAATTGGTTTTCCGCAAACCAGCGGGCGACGGGCAACGTTTGCGCGAACTGCTCGAAGCGCCGGTGCTGCGCGACGGCCAGCCGGTGTCCGAAGGCGTGGCGGTGCCGCTGCGCTGGTCGCTGAGCGAGATCGACAGCGGCCGCGTCGTCGCCCAGGGCGAACCCGTCGCCGACGGCTTGAGCGGCTGGGGCAGCGACGATTTCTTCCGCACCGTAACCAGTTTCTCCGCGCGACCGGGCTGGTACCGGCTGCAAGCGCAGGTAACGCGGCCGGTGCCGGAACTGGCGGGCGTGCCGACGCGCCTGCACATCGGCCTGCACCCGAAGGCCACCGGCAGCGCGCAGACCGAATGGGCGTGGTTCGGACGCCTGATCTGCGTGTTCCTGGACCCGCTGATGGCGCTGGCGGCGTTGGCGCTGGCCGGGTGGACGATCCGCGACCTGATCGTCCGCCGGCGCGCGACCGCGTCCGCCGCCGCGGCCTGA